In Thermoanaerobacterium xylanolyticum LX-11, the genomic window TAGAAGACATAATGGTAAAAGCAGCTATAGAAGCAGGTGCCGAAGTCCGTGAAGTTGCTTTCCATAAATTTAGCCCCCAGGGCGTTAGTGGAGTCGTTGTTATTTCTGAATCACATATAACAATTCATACTTGGCCGGAATTAGGGTATGCAGCTGTTGATGTGTTTACGTGTGGAGATAATGTCAATCCATGGAATGCATGTAATTATTTAACCAAGATGTTGAAGGCGAAGAATATGACTGCTACTGAAGTAAAAAGAGGGGTTTTTGAACAACCTGTCAAAGTTGTAAATTTGTAATTTGCAAAAAAATTATTTTATGTATATTTGATAATTTATGTGTTAATAATATTAATGAACCTCACAAAATACATTGAGACCCCCTTTACATCATTTGAGTGGCTAAGTTTAGCCACTTTTTTTATCATTGTTAGACACTTGGAGGTGTACTTGATTTGAATTATGACGAGTTTTTGCAGAAA contains:
- the speD gene encoding adenosylmethionine decarboxylase, with product MNALGRHILAEIYGCDENVLDDCELIEDIMVKAAIEAGAEVREVAFHKFSPQGVSGVVVISESHITIHTWPELGYAAVDVFTCGDNVNPWNACNYLTKMLKAKNMTATEVKRGVFEQPVKVVNL